One Marinitoga hydrogenitolerans DSM 16785 genomic window carries:
- a CDS encoding AAA family ATPase, whose product MLTAELSQKIIKNVGKVIKGKEEQIKMVLSVFFSNGHVLLEDVPGTGKTMLARALAKSFDLNFKRVQFTPDLLPNDLIGLYIYDKNKNEFVLKKGPIFTNILLGDEINRATPRTQSALLESLAESQVTIDGITHKLSQSFFVIATQNPIEFEGTFPLPEAQLDRFMIRLSLGYPDIENEIKMLDSQEKVHPINNINSISNIDEIMEVKKEIKGIHVSDEIKRYIVDIINRTRNHKDIKVGASPRGSISLMQLSKSMAAIEGREFVIPDDVKKIAPYVLAHRIILKAEAKIKKVSTYKLVNEILEEVKVIK is encoded by the coding sequence ATGCTAACAGCAGAATTATCACAAAAAATTATAAAAAACGTGGGGAAGGTGATAAAGGGGAAGGAAGAACAAATTAAAATGGTTTTATCTGTGTTTTTTTCTAATGGTCATGTATTATTAGAGGATGTACCAGGAACAGGAAAAACTATGTTAGCAAGAGCTCTGGCAAAGTCTTTTGATCTAAATTTTAAAAGGGTTCAATTTACACCAGATTTATTACCTAATGATTTGATAGGATTATATATATATGACAAGAATAAAAATGAGTTTGTTTTAAAAAAAGGACCAATCTTTACCAACATTCTTTTAGGAGATGAAATTAATAGAGCAACCCCAAGAACTCAATCAGCTTTATTAGAGTCATTAGCAGAAAGTCAGGTTACTATTGACGGAATTACTCATAAATTATCCCAAAGTTTTTTTGTTATTGCAACTCAAAATCCTATTGAATTTGAAGGTACATTTCCATTACCTGAGGCACAATTAGATAGATTTATGATCAGACTTAGTTTGGGGTATCCGGATATAGAAAATGAAATAAAAATGCTTGACTCACAGGAGAAAGTGCATCCGATAAACAATATAAATAGTATTTCGAATATTGATGAAATTATGGAAGTAAAAAAAGAAATAAAGGGTATTCATGTTTCAGATGAAATAAAAAGATATATAGTTGATATTATAAACAGGACAAGAAATCATAAAGATATAAAGGTTGGTGCCAGTCCAAGGGGATCAATATCATTAATGCAATTATCAAAAAGTATGGCAGCAATAGAAGGTAGAGAATTTGTAATTCCAGATGATGTAAAAAAAATCGCGCCATATGTTTTAGCTCATAGAATTATATTAAAAGCTGAAGCAAAAATAAAAAAAGTTTCAACATATAAATTAGTAAACGAAATTCTTGAAGAAGTAAAGGTAATAAAGTAG